From Agromyces sp. SYSU T00194, a single genomic window includes:
- the acs gene encoding acetate--CoA ligase yields MTLDALLHEERRFAPPATFADAANVTAAQADALHAAAAADHEAYWAEQAARLDWAEPWHTTHTWHPAAPTADGGLTVPRAEWFAGGRLNVAVNCVDRHVAAGRGEKVAFHFEGERGDRRTLTYADLEREVKRAANALTALGVERGDRVVLYLPVIPETVVITLAIARIGAVHSLVFGGFSAEALRFRVEDTGAKLVVTTDGQFRRGQAVPVKHAADEAVAGVASVEHLLVVRRTGDETPDVPWTAGRDVWWHDVVDTASAEHEAEAFDAETPLFVIYTSGTTGKPKGLVHTSGGYLTHASATHWAVFDAKPDDVYWCTADLAWVTAHSYVLYGPLSNGITSVIYEGTPNTPHPARHFEIIERYGVTTYYTAPTLVRSLMTWFPDGVPAEHDLSSIRLLGSVGEAINPEAWVWFREQIGAGTAPIVDTWWQSETGAAVMAPLPGVSTLKPGSSLGALPGLRTRVVDDRGDDVPRGSGGYLVIDGTWPGMARTVWGDPERYRDSYWARFADRGYFFSGDGAKVDADGDIWLLGRVDDVINVSGHRLSTIEIESALVAHPSVGEAGVVGVSDATTGEAVAAFVVASDGLVGAADASPEASARITALRAHVAAAIGPIAKPRDVVLVPDLPKTRSGKIMRRLLVDLAEGRPLGDTTSLQDEAAPARIAELLRS; encoded by the coding sequence ATGACCTTGGACGCCCTGCTCCACGAGGAGCGTCGCTTCGCACCTCCCGCCACGTTCGCCGACGCGGCGAACGTCACCGCCGCGCAGGCCGACGCGCTGCACGCCGCCGCAGCGGCCGACCACGAGGCGTACTGGGCCGAGCAGGCCGCGCGCCTCGACTGGGCGGAGCCCTGGCACACGACGCACACGTGGCATCCGGCCGCCCCGACCGCCGACGGCGGGCTGACCGTGCCGCGCGCCGAATGGTTCGCGGGCGGGCGCCTGAACGTCGCCGTCAACTGCGTCGACCGCCACGTGGCCGCGGGTCGCGGCGAGAAGGTCGCCTTCCACTTCGAGGGTGAGCGCGGCGACCGCCGCACCCTCACCTACGCCGACCTCGAGCGCGAGGTGAAGCGCGCCGCGAACGCGCTCACGGCGCTGGGCGTCGAGCGCGGCGACCGGGTCGTGCTCTACCTGCCCGTCATTCCCGAGACCGTGGTCATCACGCTCGCGATCGCGCGCATCGGCGCGGTGCACTCCCTCGTGTTCGGCGGCTTCTCGGCCGAGGCGCTGCGCTTCCGCGTCGAGGACACGGGCGCGAAGCTCGTCGTCACGACCGACGGGCAGTTCCGCCGCGGGCAGGCCGTTCCCGTGAAGCACGCGGCCGACGAGGCGGTCGCCGGCGTGGCATCCGTCGAGCACCTGCTGGTCGTGCGCCGCACCGGCGACGAGACGCCCGACGTGCCGTGGACCGCAGGTCGCGACGTCTGGTGGCACGACGTGGTCGACACCGCGTCGGCCGAGCACGAGGCCGAGGCGTTCGACGCCGAGACCCCGCTGTTCGTCATCTACACCTCGGGCACGACCGGCAAGCCGAAGGGCCTGGTGCACACCTCGGGCGGGTATCTCACGCACGCGTCGGCGACGCACTGGGCGGTGTTCGACGCCAAGCCCGACGACGTCTACTGGTGCACGGCCGACCTGGCGTGGGTGACCGCGCACTCGTACGTGCTCTACGGCCCGCTGTCGAACGGCATCACGAGCGTCATCTACGAGGGCACGCCGAACACGCCGCATCCGGCCCGCCACTTCGAGATCATCGAGCGCTACGGCGTCACGACGTACTACACGGCCCCCACCCTGGTGCGCTCGCTCATGACCTGGTTCCCCGACGGCGTGCCGGCCGAGCACGACCTGTCGAGCATCCGCCTGCTCGGCTCGGTCGGCGAGGCGATCAACCCCGAGGCGTGGGTGTGGTTCCGCGAGCAGATCGGGGCCGGCACCGCGCCGATCGTCGACACCTGGTGGCAGTCGGAGACCGGCGCGGCCGTGATGGCGCCGCTGCCCGGCGTCTCGACGCTGAAGCCCGGGTCGTCGCTCGGCGCCCTTCCCGGGCTGCGCACCCGCGTCGTCGACGACCGCGGCGACGACGTGCCCCGCGGCTCGGGCGGCTACCTCGTCATCGACGGCACCTGGCCGGGCATGGCCCGCACCGTGTGGGGCGACCCCGAGCGCTACCGCGACTCGTACTGGGCGCGCTTCGCCGACCGCGGCTACTTCTTCTCGGGCGACGGCGCCAAGGTCGACGCCGACGGCGATATCTGGCTGCTCGGCCGGGTCGACGACGTGATCAACGTCTCGGGCCACCGGCTGTCGACCATCGAGATCGAGTCGGCGCTCGTCGCGCACCCGTCGGTCGGCGAGGCCGGCGTGGTCGGGGTGTCCGACGCGACCACCGGCGAGGCGGTCGCCGCCTTCGTCGTGGCCTCCGACGGGCTGGTCGGGGCAGCGGATGCCTCGCCCGAGGCATCCGCTCGCATCACCGCCCTGCGCGCCCACGTGGCCGCCGCGATCGGACCGATCGCCAAGCCCCGCGACGTCGTGCTCGTGCCCGACCTGCCGAAGACGCGCTCGGGCAAGATCATGCGCCGCCTGCTGGTCGACCTCGCGGAGGGCCGCCCGCTCGGCGACACCACGTCCCTGCAGGACGAGGCGGCGCCGGCCCGCATCGCGGAGCTGCTCCGCAGCTGA
- a CDS encoding SDR family NAD(P)-dependent oxidoreductase, whose amino-acid sequence MSRTARGAHVLITGAAGGMGRMYAARAIAERAATVTLWDRDANALAQAARELGAVARGRTQVRSYVVDVSDLGAIAKAAQQVRRETGTPDVIVNNAGIVRGNRYFWETDSGDDTRATMRVNALAPMYIAREFLPGMIASSRPARIVNVASAAGTLANPRMAVYAASKAAVIGWSDSLRVELEQAGHAHVRVTTVTPSYVSTGMFAGARGPVLAPILAPDVVVDRVWRAMLAGRPLVQLPWSVGLSRVLRAVLPVRAFDRIVGGWFGVYRSMERFTGR is encoded by the coding sequence ATGTCGAGAACCGCGCGCGGAGCCCACGTCCTGATCACCGGAGCGGCCGGTGGCATGGGGCGCATGTACGCCGCGCGCGCGATCGCCGAGCGCGCGGCGACCGTCACCCTGTGGGACCGCGACGCGAACGCGCTGGCGCAGGCGGCCCGCGAGCTCGGCGCCGTGGCGCGCGGCCGCACGCAGGTGCGCTCGTACGTCGTCGACGTCTCCGACCTCGGGGCGATCGCCAAGGCCGCCCAGCAGGTGCGTCGCGAGACCGGCACCCCCGACGTGATCGTGAACAACGCCGGCATCGTGCGCGGCAACCGCTACTTCTGGGAGACCGACTCCGGCGACGACACCCGTGCGACCATGCGCGTGAACGCGCTGGCGCCGATGTACATCGCGCGCGAGTTCCTCCCGGGGATGATCGCGTCGTCGCGGCCGGCGCGCATCGTGAACGTCGCCTCGGCCGCCGGCACGCTCGCGAACCCGCGGATGGCCGTCTACGCCGCATCGAAGGCCGCGGTCATCGGCTGGAGCGACTCGCTGCGCGTCGAGCTCGAGCAGGCGGGTCACGCGCACGTGCGCGTCACGACGGTCACGCCGAGCTACGTGTCCACGGGCATGTTCGCGGGCGCGCGCGGGCCGGTGCTCGCGCCCATCCTGGCGCCCGACGTCGTGGTCGACCGGGTGTGGCGGGCGATGCTCGCGGGCCGGCCGCTCGTGCAGCTGCCGTGGAGCGTGGGCCTCTCGCGCGTGCTGCGCGCGGTGCTGCCGGTGCGTGCGTTCGACCGCATCGTCGGCGGCTGGTTCGGCGTCTACCGGTCGATGGAGCGCTTCACCGGTCGCTGA
- a CDS encoding TIGR03557 family F420-dependent LLM class oxidoreductase, whose amino-acid sequence MSVHIGYAAMLERFAPSEAVELSALAESHGFRGVMAADHFQPWLPRHGQAAFAWSVLPAIAERTTGDIGPGVTTPTYRWHPAMVAQASATVAAMYPGRHWLGIGSGEALNEHVVGQYWPEAPERINRMFEAVDVIRKLFAASAAGRDVRHSGPNFTLESTRLWTMPETPPEILVAAGGPVTAKRAGRTVDGLITMDAPPERLALLLARFAEGAREAGRDPSRMPKVLQLHLSWAPTDEEALANAMREWPIAGMRFGKGDIRSPFEFDQLARGVRPEDLADRLTVSSDPDVHRAAIQRAVDLGFDRIYLHNVGRNQAEWLEVFGRDVLPKVTR is encoded by the coding sequence GTGTCAGTGCACATCGGCTACGCCGCGATGCTCGAGCGATTCGCCCCGTCGGAGGCGGTCGAGCTGTCGGCCCTCGCCGAATCGCACGGGTTCCGCGGCGTCATGGCCGCCGATCACTTCCAGCCGTGGCTGCCGCGCCACGGGCAGGCGGCGTTCGCCTGGAGCGTGCTGCCGGCCATCGCCGAGCGCACCACGGGCGACATCGGCCCGGGCGTCACGACGCCGACCTACCGCTGGCACCCGGCGATGGTCGCGCAGGCCAGCGCGACGGTCGCCGCGATGTACCCGGGCCGCCACTGGCTGGGCATCGGCTCGGGCGAGGCGCTCAACGAGCACGTGGTCGGGCAGTACTGGCCCGAGGCGCCCGAGCGCATCAACCGCATGTTCGAGGCGGTCGACGTGATCAGGAAGCTGTTCGCCGCCTCCGCGGCCGGTCGCGACGTGCGCCACTCCGGCCCGAACTTCACGCTCGAGTCGACCCGGCTCTGGACCATGCCCGAGACGCCGCCCGAGATCCTCGTCGCCGCGGGCGGCCCGGTCACGGCCAAGCGCGCCGGCCGCACCGTCGACGGGCTCATCACCATGGACGCGCCGCCCGAGCGCCTCGCCCTGCTGCTCGCCCGCTTCGCCGAGGGCGCCCGCGAGGCGGGCCGCGACCCGTCGCGCATGCCGAAGGTGCTCCAGCTGCACCTGTCCTGGGCGCCGACCGACGAGGAGGCCCTCGCCAACGCGATGCGCGAGTGGCCGATCGCCGGCATGCGGTTCGGCAAGGGCGACATCCGCTCGCCGTTCGAGTTCGACCAGCTCGCGCGCGGCGTGCGCCCCGAGGACCTCGCCGACCGCCTGACCGTCTCGAGCGACCCCGACGTGCACCGCGCCGCCATCCAGCGCGCGGTCGACCTCGGCTTCGACCGCATCTACCTGCACAACGTCGGTCGCAACCAGGCCGAGTGGCTCGAGGTGTTCGGCCGCGACGTGCTGCCGAAGGTGACCCGATGA
- a CDS encoding ABC transporter ATP-binding protein — MTTSTVAPIAGLGEVPNHAYGVYFDDLGRAFTGAGGESRQVLRDVELEVEPGEILAILGPSGCGKSTLLRIAGGLDAPTSGAVTIDGAPVARYDARCAVGFQEPRLLPWRSVAANIALGLPRGTAKAEGRAVVERLIELVGLAEFADHRPREISGGMAQRTSLARALARNPGVLLLDEPFGALDALTRLKMQDLLLDVHAAAPTTVLLVTHDVDEALQLADRIILLGNDGGAPGADIRQTVVVPGQRPRDRGSAELAELRGRLLDGLGIDRHGSARGVEVTKTIPHYPY; from the coding sequence ATGACCACCTCGACCGTCGCACCCATCGCCGGTCTCGGCGAGGTGCCCAACCACGCGTACGGCGTGTACTTCGACGACCTGGGCCGCGCGTTCACCGGCGCGGGCGGCGAGTCGCGCCAGGTGCTCCGCGACGTCGAGCTCGAGGTCGAGCCGGGCGAGATCCTCGCGATCCTCGGGCCGAGCGGATGCGGCAAGTCGACCCTGCTCCGCATCGCCGGCGGGCTCGACGCGCCGACGTCGGGTGCGGTCACGATCGACGGCGCCCCCGTCGCCCGCTACGACGCGCGCTGCGCGGTCGGCTTCCAGGAGCCCCGCCTGCTGCCCTGGCGCAGCGTCGCCGCGAACATCGCGCTGGGCCTGCCCCGCGGCACCGCGAAGGCCGAGGGCCGCGCGGTCGTCGAGCGCCTCATCGAGCTCGTCGGCCTCGCCGAGTTCGCCGACCACCGCCCCCGCGAGATCTCGGGCGGCATGGCGCAGCGCACGTCGCTGGCCCGCGCCCTCGCGCGCAACCCCGGCGTGCTGCTGCTCGACGAGCCGTTCGGCGCGCTCGACGCGCTCACCCGCCTCAAGATGCAGGACCTCCTGCTCGACGTGCACGCCGCGGCGCCGACCACGGTGCTGCTCGTCACCCACGACGTCGACGAGGCACTCCAGCTGGCCGACCGCATCATCCTGCTCGGCAACGACGGCGGCGCCCCCGGCGCCGACATCCGCCAGACGGTCGTCGTGCCGGGCCAGCGGCCGCGCGACCGCGGATCGGCCGAGCTGGCCGAGCTCCGCGGGCGCCTGCTCGACGGGCTCGGCATCGACCGCCACGGGTCCGCCCGCGGCGTCGAGGTCACGAAGACCATCCCGCACTACCCCTACTGA
- a CDS encoding aliphatic sulfonate ABC transporter substrate-binding protein: MARTRLLTIAAAAAASALLLTGCVAGENSGSSSEGTGDGFEGQSLNIDFATYNPLSLIIKDQGWLEAEGLDVTWIQSAGSNKANEALRAGAIDVGSTAGSAALLARANGSTIKLVDIYSQPEWSALVTLPDNGISSVEDLVGKKVAATKGTDPYFFLLQSLEAEGVSIDDITVENVQHADGWAALQNGSVDAWAGLDPIMAGAEVDGAELFYRNVDFNSYGALNATEDFIENRPEVLQLVIDAYESARVWAAANPEETAEILAEVASLDVSIAQKVIDERSNLDVSGIPGDAQLDLFAKIGPVFVELGDVASQDQVDEALATLIDPSFAEAADSSRFGN; the protein is encoded by the coding sequence ATGGCACGCACGAGACTCCTGACCATCGCGGCCGCCGCCGCGGCATCCGCCCTGCTCCTCACCGGCTGCGTGGCCGGCGAGAACAGCGGCTCCTCCAGCGAGGGCACCGGCGACGGCTTCGAGGGCCAGAGCCTGAACATCGACTTCGCGACCTACAACCCGCTGAGCCTGATCATCAAGGACCAGGGCTGGCTCGAGGCCGAGGGCCTCGACGTCACCTGGATCCAGTCGGCCGGCTCGAACAAGGCCAACGAGGCGCTGCGCGCCGGGGCCATCGACGTCGGCTCGACCGCGGGCTCGGCCGCGCTGCTGGCCCGCGCGAACGGCTCGACCATCAAGCTCGTCGACATCTACTCGCAGCCCGAGTGGTCGGCCCTCGTGACCCTCCCCGACAACGGCATCTCGAGCGTCGAGGACCTCGTCGGCAAGAAGGTCGCCGCGACCAAGGGCACCGACCCGTACTTCTTCCTGCTCCAGTCGCTCGAGGCCGAGGGCGTCTCGATCGACGACATCACGGTCGAGAACGTGCAGCACGCCGACGGCTGGGCCGCGCTGCAGAACGGCTCCGTCGACGCCTGGGCGGGCCTGGACCCGATCATGGCCGGTGCCGAGGTCGACGGCGCGGAGCTGTTCTACCGCAACGTCGACTTCAACTCCTACGGCGCCCTGAACGCCACCGAGGACTTCATCGAGAACCGTCCCGAGGTGCTGCAGCTCGTGATCGACGCCTACGAGTCGGCACGCGTCTGGGCCGCGGCGAACCCCGAGGAGACCGCCGAGATCCTCGCCGAGGTCGCGAGCCTCGACGTCTCGATCGCGCAGAAGGTCATCGACGAGCGCTCGAACCTCGACGTCTCCGGCATCCCCGGCGACGCGCAGCTCGACCTGTTCGCCAAGATCGGCCCGGTGTTCGTCGAGCTCGGCGACGTCGCCTCGCAGGACCAGGTCGACGAGGCCCTCGCGACGCTGATCGACCCGTCGTTCGCGGAGGCGGCCGACTCCAGCCGCTTCGGCAACTAG
- a CDS encoding ABC transporter permease — MSEQTTDTAAKPATATRPGTAGRSTAPARTSASASGTRRTAPAGPRGRLVDRKWFVIVGGAIIPVAVLLAWHLVSENGIVPTSQLPSPTMVWLALIDLIERGLFWQYVAISTQRVLIGFAVGATLGLLIGAIVGLSKLGDILLTPTLGALRAVPSLAWLPLLILWLKLGEESKITLIIIGSFFPVYTVVASALRHVDRQLIEAARAFGLHGTRLFGTVQLPAVIPETIAGLRLALAQAWLFLVAAELLGASMGLGFLLTDSTNTGRLDRTFLAIILLAVIGKLSDSVIGLFERWAVRRWT; from the coding sequence ATGAGCGAGCAGACGACGGACACCGCAGCGAAGCCGGCGACGGCCACGCGCCCGGGCACCGCCGGCCGCTCCACCGCGCCCGCGCGCACGTCCGCCAGCGCGTCCGGCACGCGCCGCACCGCACCGGCGGGGCCGCGAGGTCGGCTCGTCGACCGCAAGTGGTTCGTGATCGTCGGCGGGGCGATCATCCCCGTCGCGGTGCTGCTCGCCTGGCACCTCGTGTCGGAGAACGGCATCGTCCCGACCTCCCAGCTGCCGAGCCCGACCATGGTCTGGCTCGCGCTCATCGACCTCATCGAGCGCGGCCTGTTCTGGCAGTACGTCGCGATCTCGACCCAGCGCGTGCTGATCGGCTTCGCCGTCGGCGCGACGCTGGGCCTGCTCATCGGCGCGATCGTCGGGCTCTCCAAGCTCGGCGACATCCTGCTCACCCCGACCCTCGGCGCCCTCCGGGCCGTGCCCAGCCTCGCCTGGCTGCCGCTGCTGATCCTCTGGCTGAAGCTCGGCGAGGAGTCGAAGATCACCCTGATCATCATCGGGTCGTTCTTCCCCGTCTACACCGTCGTCGCGAGCGCGCTGCGCCACGTCGACCGCCAGCTCATCGAGGCCGCCCGCGCGTTCGGCCTGCACGGCACGCGCCTCTTCGGCACCGTGCAGCTGCCCGCCGTCATCCCCGAGACCATCGCGGGCCTGCGCCTCGCGCTCGCCCAGGCCTGGCTGTTCCTCGTCGCCGCCGAGCTCCTCGGCGCCTCCATGGGCCTCGGCTTCCTGCTCACCGACTCGACCAACACGGGCCGGCTCGACCGCACGTTCCTCGCCATCATCCTGCTCGCCGTGATCGGCAAGCTGTCCGACTCGGTCATCGGCCTCTTCGAGCGCTGGGCCGTGCGGCGCTGGACCTGA
- a CDS encoding RNA polymerase sigma factor, whose translation MSEATASGPDGVGDAAATRRAIEGVWRIESAKVVAALVRMVHDVGFAEDLAQDAIVAALAQWPESGIPANPAAWLTTTAKRRAVDTYRRHARRDRALQQLAHELAEETAADPAAGVDHVEDDMLRLMFICCHPSLTPEAQATLTLRLVAGLSAREIARAYLTSEPTVAQRISRAKRTLARSGAALEEVPADERSARLATVLGIVYLMFNEGYTATEGTDWMRPALCEEATRLARILTALAPDDPEAHALSALLELQSSRLAARLDAAGRPVLLDDQDRSRWDGGRIRHGLDALARADRLVAIQGGARGPYHLQAAIAACHSRATPSSTDWARIVELYAELARRTGSPVVELNRAVAVGRAYGPDAGLALVEQLAEHPALAAYHLLPSVQGDLLERSGRTADAAIAYLRAANLATNAREAELLRARAARAVEP comes from the coding sequence GTGTCCGAGGCGACGGCATCGGGGCCGGACGGCGTGGGCGACGCCGCCGCGACCAGGCGCGCGATCGAGGGCGTCTGGCGGATCGAGTCCGCCAAGGTCGTGGCCGCCCTCGTGCGCATGGTGCACGACGTCGGGTTCGCCGAGGACCTCGCGCAGGACGCGATCGTCGCCGCGCTCGCCCAGTGGCCCGAGAGCGGGATCCCAGCGAATCCCGCGGCGTGGCTCACGACCACGGCGAAGCGGCGGGCGGTCGACACGTACCGTCGGCACGCCCGCCGCGACCGGGCGCTGCAGCAGCTCGCCCATGAGCTCGCGGAGGAGACCGCGGCGGATCCGGCGGCCGGTGTCGACCACGTCGAGGACGACATGCTGCGGCTGATGTTCATCTGCTGCCATCCGTCGCTCACTCCGGAGGCCCAGGCGACGCTCACGCTCCGGCTCGTCGCGGGCCTGTCGGCCCGGGAGATCGCGCGCGCGTACCTCACGAGCGAGCCGACCGTCGCGCAGCGGATCAGCAGGGCCAAGCGCACCCTCGCGCGATCCGGGGCGGCGCTCGAGGAGGTTCCCGCCGACGAGCGATCGGCGCGGCTCGCCACCGTGCTCGGCATCGTCTACCTGATGTTCAACGAGGGCTACACCGCGACCGAGGGGACGGACTGGATGCGGCCGGCCCTCTGCGAGGAGGCGACCCGGCTCGCGCGGATCCTCACCGCGCTGGCTCCCGACGACCCCGAGGCGCATGCGCTGTCCGCGCTGCTCGAGCTCCAGTCGTCGCGCCTCGCGGCCCGGCTCGACGCGGCGGGGCGTCCCGTGCTGCTGGACGACCAGGACCGCTCGCGCTGGGACGGCGGGCGGATACGGCACGGCCTCGATGCGCTGGCGCGCGCCGACCGCCTGGTCGCGATCCAGGGCGGGGCGCGGGGGCCGTACCACCTGCAGGCGGCGATCGCGGCGTGTCACTCCCGGGCGACGCCCTCGTCGACCGACTGGGCGCGCATCGTCGAGCTGTACGCCGAGCTCGCGCGTCGCACCGGCTCCCCGGTCGTGGAACTGAACCGCGCCGTCGCCGTGGGACGCGCGTACGGTCCGGACGCCGGGCTCGCGCTGGTCGAGCAACTGGCGGAGCATCCGGCACTCGCCGCGTACCACCTGCTCCCGAGCGTGCAGGGGGACCTGCTGGAGCGCTCCGGACGCACGGCGGACGCCGCGATCGCCTACCTGCGCGCGGCGAACCTCGCGACGAACGCCCGGGAGGCGGAGCTGCTGCGCGCCCGCGCCGCCCGCGCCGTCGAGCCGTGA
- a CDS encoding serine/threonine-protein kinase, with translation MTSPRPVDTAPDAAGEPLLDDRYRVGALIGRGGMAAVHRADDVVLGRQIAVKLFDASASGIDGAQRRESEIALLASVTHANLVTLFDAGTDAATGRDYIAMELVDGVDLAAELRDGPLAAEDAARLLADLGEALHVIHGRGIVHRDIKPANVLLDPTALPPRRWRAKLADFGIARLADSARVTNTGALVGTAAFLSPEQVRGEVPGPSSDVYALGLVALEALTGVRAYPGDALESAAARLKADPVVPDELGAEWVALLRAMTARDPGARPTAADVARAGSDLSSSVEPRADAAGDGPTETVVLATATLAADTGMLDPTEAGLPATEATTPATPAATTTAGAPGGDPTATRLLPQPAHDAPPTDPPRRRGEPRRAPRRAPLVLWGSVAAAVVLVGVIAALALSTLRAETAPTAPELPAVEGDLGVHLEHLMDTVTP, from the coding sequence GTGACCTCCCCCAGACCCGTGGACACGGCGCCCGACGCCGCCGGTGAGCCACTCCTCGATGATCGCTACCGCGTCGGTGCCCTCATCGGGCGCGGCGGCATGGCCGCGGTGCACCGCGCCGACGACGTCGTGCTCGGCCGGCAGATCGCCGTGAAGCTCTTCGACGCCAGCGCCTCGGGCATCGACGGCGCGCAGCGCCGCGAGTCCGAGATCGCCCTCCTCGCGAGCGTGACGCACGCGAACCTCGTCACCCTGTTCGACGCGGGCACCGACGCGGCGACGGGGCGCGACTACATCGCCATGGAGCTCGTCGACGGGGTCGACCTCGCCGCGGAGCTCCGCGACGGGCCGCTCGCCGCGGAGGACGCCGCCCGCCTCCTCGCCGACCTGGGCGAGGCGCTGCACGTCATCCACGGCCGCGGCATCGTGCACCGCGACATCAAGCCCGCGAACGTGCTGCTCGACCCCACCGCGCTCCCACCCCGGCGCTGGCGCGCGAAGCTCGCCGACTTCGGCATCGCGCGGCTCGCCGACTCGGCCCGGGTCACGAACACCGGCGCGCTCGTCGGCACGGCCGCGTTCCTCAGCCCTGAGCAGGTTCGGGGAGAGGTGCCAGGGCCGTCGAGCGACGTCTACGCGCTCGGACTGGTCGCGCTCGAGGCGCTGACCGGCGTGCGCGCGTACCCCGGCGACGCGCTCGAGTCCGCCGCGGCCCGGCTGAAGGCCGACCCGGTCGTCCCCGACGAGCTCGGCGCGGAGTGGGTCGCGCTGCTGCGCGCGATGACGGCCCGCGACCCCGGCGCCCGGCCCACGGCGGCGGACGTCGCCCGGGCGGGGTCCGACCTCTCGTCGTCGGTCGAACCGAGGGCGGATGCCGCGGGAGACGGCCCCACGGAGACCGTCGTCCTCGCGACGGCGACCCTCGCCGCCGACACCGGGATGCTCGACCCGACGGAGGCGGGCCTGCCCGCGACCGAGGCGACCACGCCCGCCACGCCCGCCGCGACGACGACGGCCGGCGCCCCGGGTGGCGACCCGACCGCGACCCGCCTCCTGCCGCAGCCCGCGCACGACGCGCCTCCGACCGACCCGCCGCGACGCAGGGGCGAACCGCGACGCGCACCGCGACGCGCACCGCTCGTGCTCTGGGGGTCCGTCGCCGCCGCGGTGGTCCTGGTCGGCGTGATCGCGGCGCTCGCCCTCTCGACGCTGCGGGCCGAGACCGCGCCCACCGCGCCCGAGCTCCCGGCCGTCGAAGGCGACCTCGGCGTGCACCTGGAGCACCTGATGGACACGGTGACCCCATGA
- a CDS encoding exodeoxyribonuclease III → MRIATWNVNSIRARSGRVVDWLVREDVDVLAMQEIKCKPEQFPIEAFEAAGYELAIHGLNQWNGVAIASRLGLDDIETEFPGMPGFLKGHEGPDLPREARAIAATVDGVRAWSLYVPNGRGLADPHYAYKLDWLASLTAHTRAETSAHPERPYALMGDFNIAPFDEDNGDPAVIEGATTHVSPAERAAFAALTQAGVTDVVRPLVPEGYTYWDYKQLKFPRNEGLRIDFVLGSQAFADAVAGASIHRNERKGDAPSDHVPVLVELDLDSGGDDDVPMIFG, encoded by the coding sequence ATGCGTATCGCCACCTGGAACGTCAACTCGATCCGTGCGCGCTCGGGACGCGTCGTCGACTGGCTGGTCCGGGAGGACGTCGACGTGCTCGCGATGCAGGAGATCAAGTGCAAGCCCGAGCAGTTCCCGATCGAGGCGTTCGAGGCGGCGGGCTACGAGCTGGCGATCCACGGCCTGAACCAGTGGAACGGCGTGGCGATCGCGAGCCGCCTCGGGCTCGACGACATCGAGACCGAGTTCCCCGGCATGCCCGGGTTCCTGAAGGGCCACGAGGGCCCCGACCTCCCGCGCGAGGCGCGCGCGATCGCGGCGACCGTCGACGGCGTGCGCGCCTGGAGCCTGTACGTGCCGAACGGCCGTGGTCTCGCCGACCCGCACTACGCCTACAAGCTCGACTGGCTCGCCTCGCTCACCGCGCACACGCGCGCCGAGACGAGCGCGCACCCCGAGCGGCCGTACGCGCTCATGGGCGACTTCAACATCGCCCCGTTCGACGAGGACAACGGCGACCCCGCCGTGATCGAGGGGGCGACCACCCACGTGTCACCGGCCGAGCGCGCCGCGTTCGCCGCGCTCACCCAGGCCGGCGTGACCGACGTCGTGCGCCCGCTCGTGCCCGAGGGCTACACCTACTGGGACTACAAGCAGCTGAAGTTCCCCCGAAACGAGGGCCTGCGCATCGACTTCGTGCTCGGCTCGCAGGCGTTCGCCGACGCCGTCGCGGGCGCGTCCATCCACCGCAACGAGCGCAAGGGCGACGCCCCGAGCGACCACGTGCCGGTGCTCGTGGAGCTCGACCTCGACTCCGGGGGCGACGACGACGTCCCGATGATCTTCGGCTAG